In Chelonia mydas isolate rCheMyd1 chromosome 10, rCheMyd1.pri.v2, whole genome shotgun sequence, a single window of DNA contains:
- the LOC102942234 gene encoding peptidyl-prolyl cis-trans isomerase FKBP8 isoform X4: MELEPGRAPLPRHPAAASPGRRLGRAPGQLGCESAAWPARDVRRGPAGMIGPQPSAPPRGPSPRAKAQEPLEVPQVGKEGAEASQRAKQPASAGPAAALELEGSPRLGRVVRFLLPHTTIEAPLPQEEEQQFYQGLERLLGPKQGRFGQLFAAAGWADVTEDRFLRKLVVREGQGEAGRPQPGQEVTVKLLGVLEDGSLVEKDPMLTFTLEQGDVIQALELGVQSMQLGEVSFLLTSFQYAYGHLGRDPDIPSDASLLYEVTLLQIRDSPDLGLLPPSTRISLSKQKRERGNFHFEREEYQWAMQSYQLALGILDSPGAVPPSPEEEEELQEHQVKCLNNCAAAQLKLQLFEEVLASCSAVLHIDPDNVKALYRKGKLLSERGEDQEAMKILKRALQLEPTTKVTPWKLLFGAVAVALGSMVTSIFLTTRS, translated from the exons ATGGAATTAGAGCCGGGGCGGGCGCCGCTGCCCAGACACCCCGCCGCCGCCTCTCCGGGTCGCCGGCTCGGCAGAGCCCCTGGGCAGCTGGGCTGCGAGTCTGCCGCGTGGCCGGCCCGGGACGTGCGGCGGGGGCCCGCGGGAATGATCGGGCCGCAGCCGAGCGCGCCGCCACGGGgcccctctcccagggccaaagcccaggaGCCTCTGGAGGTGCCgcaggtggggaaggagggagcagaggcGAGCCAGCGGGCCAAGCAGCCCGCATCAGCTGGGCCAGCAGCGGCgctggagctggaggggagcCCTCGTCTGGGGAGGGTGGTCAGGTTCCTCCTGCCTCACACTACAATTgaggcccccctgccccaggaggaggagcagcaattCTACCAGGGGCTGGAGCGCCTGCTGGGGCCAAAGCAAGGCCGCTTCGGGCAGCTGTTCGCCGCCGCTGGCTGGGCAGATGTCACAG AGGACAGATTCCTGAGGAAGTTGGTGGTGAGAGAAGGCCAAGGAGAGGCCGGCaggccccagccaggccaggaggTGACGGTGAAGCTGCTGGGGGTTCTGGAGGATGGTAGCCTGGTGGAGAAGGACCCAATGCTGACTTTCACCCTGGAGCAGGGGGACGTCATACAG GCCCTGGAGCTCGGTGTCCAGTCCATGCAGCTAGGAGAGGTGTCTTTCCTTCTCACCAGCTTCCAGTATGCATACGGTCACCTGGGCAG GGACCCTGATATCCCATCGGATGCCTCATTACTGTATGAGGTGACCCTGCTACAGATCCGGGACAGCCCTGATCTGGGGCTCCTGCCACCCTCCACGCGAATCAGCCTCAGCAAGCAGAAGAGGGAGCGAGGGAATTTCCATTTTGAGCGGGAGGAGTACCAGTGGGCCATGCAATCCTACCAGCTGGCCCTGGGCATCCTGGACTCACCTGGTGCAG TCCCTCCAAGCCccgaggaggaagaggagctgcaAGAGCATCAAGTGAAATGTCTTAATAACTGTGCAGCTGCCCAGTTGAAGCTGCAGCTGTTTGAGGAGGTGTTGGCATCATGCAGTGCAGTACTGCACATCGACCCCGACAACGTGAAGGCTCTCTACAGGAAAGGAAAG CTGCTGTCAGAACGAGGAGAGGACCAGGAAGCCATGAAAATCCTAAAGAGAGCCCTGCAGCTTGAGCCCACCACGAAG GTCACcccctggaagctgctttttggTGCTGTGGCTGTAGCTCTGGGCAGCATGGTGACCTCCATCTTCCTGACAACACGGAGCTGA
- the SERF2 gene encoding small EDRK-rich factor 2 isoform X1: protein MRSGPGGVPGRGRRADAAERSHDPSTSDRRAADVRWGWVMGPYLVQGAASQSSAGVVAGGNQRELARQKNMKKQTDSGKGKRRDDGLSAAARKQRDSEIMQQKQKKASEKKEQPK, encoded by the exons ATGAGGAGCGGCCCTGGGGGGGTCCCGGGACGTGGCCGCCGAGCGGACGCAGCCGAGCGCAGCCATGACCC AAGTACCTCAGACAGGAGGGCAGCTGATGTCCGATGGGGCTGGGTCATGGGGCCTTATCTCGTCCAAGGTGCAGCGAGTCAGTCTTCTGCTGGTGTCGTTGCAGGCGGTAACCAGCGTGAACTGGCCCGTCAGAAGAACATGAAGAAGCAGACTGACTCGGGCAAGGGGAAGCGGCGTGATGACGGCCTGTCTGCTGCTGCCCGGAAGCAGAG AGACTCTGAGATAATGCAGCAGAAGCAGAAAAAGGCCAGTGAGAAGAAGGAGCAACCAAAATAA
- the SERF2 gene encoding small EDRK-rich factor 2 isoform X2 translates to MGPYLVQGAASQSSAGVVAGGNQRELARQKNMKKQTDSGKGKRRDDGLSAAARKQRDSEIMQQKQKKASEKKEQPK, encoded by the exons ATGGGGCCTTATCTCGTCCAAGGTGCAGCGAGTCAGTCTTCTGCTGGTGTCGTTGCAGGCGGTAACCAGCGTGAACTGGCCCGTCAGAAGAACATGAAGAAGCAGACTGACTCGGGCAAGGGGAAGCGGCGTGATGACGGCCTGTCTGCTGCTGCCCGGAAGCAGAG AGACTCTGAGATAATGCAGCAGAAGCAGAAAAAGGCCAGTGAGAAGAAGGAGCAACCAAAATAA
- the LOC102942234 gene encoding peptidyl-prolyl cis-trans isomerase FKBP8 isoform X1: MELEPGRAPLPRHPAAASPGRRLGRAPGQLGCESAAWPARDVRRGPAGMIGPQPSAPPRGPSPRAKAQEPLEVPQVGKEGAEASQRAKQPASAGPAAALELEGSPRLGRVVRFLLPHTTIEAPLPQEEEQQFYQGLERLLGPKQGRFGQLFAAAGWADVTEDRFLRKLVVREGQGEAGRPQPGQEVTVKLLGVLEDGSLVEKDPMLTFTLEQGDVIQALELGVQSMQLGEVSFLLTSFQYAYGHLGRDPDIPSDASLLYEVTLLQIRDSPDLGLLPPSTRISLSKQKRERGNFHFEREEYQWAMQSYQLALGILDSPGAVPPSPEEEEELQEHQVKCLNNCAAAQLKLQLFEEVLASCSAVLHIDPDNVKALYRKGKLLSERGEDQEAMKILKRALQLEPTTKAIHAELSKLAKRQKGQPERPAPTDVDDLVQPAACQSTWVHRLGPTGTLVLLWYQNSASPLLSLVAVMPVSASKA; encoded by the exons ATGGAATTAGAGCCGGGGCGGGCGCCGCTGCCCAGACACCCCGCCGCCGCCTCTCCGGGTCGCCGGCTCGGCAGAGCCCCTGGGCAGCTGGGCTGCGAGTCTGCCGCGTGGCCGGCCCGGGACGTGCGGCGGGGGCCCGCGGGAATGATCGGGCCGCAGCCGAGCGCGCCGCCACGGGgcccctctcccagggccaaagcccaggaGCCTCTGGAGGTGCCgcaggtggggaaggagggagcagaggcGAGCCAGCGGGCCAAGCAGCCCGCATCAGCTGGGCCAGCAGCGGCgctggagctggaggggagcCCTCGTCTGGGGAGGGTGGTCAGGTTCCTCCTGCCTCACACTACAATTgaggcccccctgccccaggaggaggagcagcaattCTACCAGGGGCTGGAGCGCCTGCTGGGGCCAAAGCAAGGCCGCTTCGGGCAGCTGTTCGCCGCCGCTGGCTGGGCAGATGTCACAG AGGACAGATTCCTGAGGAAGTTGGTGGTGAGAGAAGGCCAAGGAGAGGCCGGCaggccccagccaggccaggaggTGACGGTGAAGCTGCTGGGGGTTCTGGAGGATGGTAGCCTGGTGGAGAAGGACCCAATGCTGACTTTCACCCTGGAGCAGGGGGACGTCATACAG GCCCTGGAGCTCGGTGTCCAGTCCATGCAGCTAGGAGAGGTGTCTTTCCTTCTCACCAGCTTCCAGTATGCATACGGTCACCTGGGCAG GGACCCTGATATCCCATCGGATGCCTCATTACTGTATGAGGTGACCCTGCTACAGATCCGGGACAGCCCTGATCTGGGGCTCCTGCCACCCTCCACGCGAATCAGCCTCAGCAAGCAGAAGAGGGAGCGAGGGAATTTCCATTTTGAGCGGGAGGAGTACCAGTGGGCCATGCAATCCTACCAGCTGGCCCTGGGCATCCTGGACTCACCTGGTGCAG TCCCTCCAAGCCccgaggaggaagaggagctgcaAGAGCATCAAGTGAAATGTCTTAATAACTGTGCAGCTGCCCAGTTGAAGCTGCAGCTGTTTGAGGAGGTGTTGGCATCATGCAGTGCAGTACTGCACATCGACCCCGACAACGTGAAGGCTCTCTACAGGAAAGGAAAG CTGCTGTCAGAACGAGGAGAGGACCAGGAAGCCATGAAAATCCTAAAGAGAGCCCTGCAGCTTGAGCCCACCACGAAG GCAATTCATGCTGAGCTCTCAAAGCTAGCGAAGCGTCAGAAAGGGCAGCCGGAACGCCCTGCCCCCACAGACGTGGACGACCTGGTGCAGCCAGCAGCGTGCCAGAGCACATGGGTACATAGGCTTGGCCCAACCGGGACACTGGTGCTGCTCTGGTACCAGAACTCTGCCTCCCCATTACTGTCCCTGGTCGCAGTTATGCCTGTGTCTGCGTCCAAAGCCTGA
- the LOC102942234 gene encoding peptidyl-prolyl cis-trans isomerase FKBP8 isoform X2: MELEPGRAPLPRHPAAASPGRRLGRAPGQLGCESAAWPARDVRRGPAGMIGPQPSAPPRGPSPRAKAQEPLEVPQVGKEGAEASQRAKQPASAGPAAALELEGSPRLGRVVRFLLPHTTIEAPLPQEEEQQFYQGLERLLGPKQGRFGQLFAAAGWADVTEDRFLRKLVVREGQGEAGRPQPGQEVTVKLLGVLEDGSLVEKDPMLTFTLEQGDVIQALELGVQSMQLGEVSFLLTSFQYAYGHLGRDPDIPSDASLLYEVTLLQIRDSPDLGLLPPSTRISLSKQKRERGNFHFEREEYQWAMQSYQLALGILDSPGAVPPSPEEEEELQEHQVKCLNNCAAAQLKLQLFEEVLASCSAVLHIDPDNVKALYRKGKLLSERGEDQEAMKILKRALQLEPTTKAIHAELSKLAKRQKGQPERPAPTDVDDLVQPAACQSTWVTPWKLLFGAVAVALGSMVTSIFLTTRS, encoded by the exons ATGGAATTAGAGCCGGGGCGGGCGCCGCTGCCCAGACACCCCGCCGCCGCCTCTCCGGGTCGCCGGCTCGGCAGAGCCCCTGGGCAGCTGGGCTGCGAGTCTGCCGCGTGGCCGGCCCGGGACGTGCGGCGGGGGCCCGCGGGAATGATCGGGCCGCAGCCGAGCGCGCCGCCACGGGgcccctctcccagggccaaagcccaggaGCCTCTGGAGGTGCCgcaggtggggaaggagggagcagaggcGAGCCAGCGGGCCAAGCAGCCCGCATCAGCTGGGCCAGCAGCGGCgctggagctggaggggagcCCTCGTCTGGGGAGGGTGGTCAGGTTCCTCCTGCCTCACACTACAATTgaggcccccctgccccaggaggaggagcagcaattCTACCAGGGGCTGGAGCGCCTGCTGGGGCCAAAGCAAGGCCGCTTCGGGCAGCTGTTCGCCGCCGCTGGCTGGGCAGATGTCACAG AGGACAGATTCCTGAGGAAGTTGGTGGTGAGAGAAGGCCAAGGAGAGGCCGGCaggccccagccaggccaggaggTGACGGTGAAGCTGCTGGGGGTTCTGGAGGATGGTAGCCTGGTGGAGAAGGACCCAATGCTGACTTTCACCCTGGAGCAGGGGGACGTCATACAG GCCCTGGAGCTCGGTGTCCAGTCCATGCAGCTAGGAGAGGTGTCTTTCCTTCTCACCAGCTTCCAGTATGCATACGGTCACCTGGGCAG GGACCCTGATATCCCATCGGATGCCTCATTACTGTATGAGGTGACCCTGCTACAGATCCGGGACAGCCCTGATCTGGGGCTCCTGCCACCCTCCACGCGAATCAGCCTCAGCAAGCAGAAGAGGGAGCGAGGGAATTTCCATTTTGAGCGGGAGGAGTACCAGTGGGCCATGCAATCCTACCAGCTGGCCCTGGGCATCCTGGACTCACCTGGTGCAG TCCCTCCAAGCCccgaggaggaagaggagctgcaAGAGCATCAAGTGAAATGTCTTAATAACTGTGCAGCTGCCCAGTTGAAGCTGCAGCTGTTTGAGGAGGTGTTGGCATCATGCAGTGCAGTACTGCACATCGACCCCGACAACGTGAAGGCTCTCTACAGGAAAGGAAAG CTGCTGTCAGAACGAGGAGAGGACCAGGAAGCCATGAAAATCCTAAAGAGAGCCCTGCAGCTTGAGCCCACCACGAAG GCAATTCATGCTGAGCTCTCAAAGCTAGCGAAGCGTCAGAAAGGGCAGCCGGAACGCCCTGCCCCCACAGACGTGGACGACCTGGTGCAGCCAGCAGCGTGCCAGAGCACATGG GTCACcccctggaagctgctttttggTGCTGTGGCTGTAGCTCTGGGCAGCATGGTGACCTCCATCTTCCTGACAACACGGAGCTGA
- the LOC102942234 gene encoding peptidyl-prolyl cis-trans isomerase FKBP8 isoform X3: MELEPGRAPLPRHPAAASPGRRLGRAPGQLGCESAAWPARDVRRGPAGMIGPQPSAPPRGPSPRAKAQEPLEVPQVGKEGAEASQRAKQPASAGPAAALELEGSPRLGRVVRFLLPHTTIEAPLPQEEEQQFYQGLERLLGPKQGRFGQLFAAAGWADVTEDRFLRKLVVREGQGEAGRPQPGQEVTVKLLGVLEDGSLVEKDPMLTFTLEQGDVIQALELGVQSMQLGEVSFLLTSFQYAYGHLGRDPDIPSDASLLYEVTLLQIRDSPDLGLLPPSTRISLSKQKRERGNFHFEREEYQWAMQSYQLALGILDSPGAVPPSPEEEEELQEHQVKCLNNCAAAQLKLQLFEEVLASCSAVLHIDPDNVKALYRKGKLLSERGEDQEAMKILKRALQLEPTTKAIHAELSKLAKRQKGQPERPAPTDVDDLVQPAACQSTWMDPNDPQPFKDTS, from the exons ATGGAATTAGAGCCGGGGCGGGCGCCGCTGCCCAGACACCCCGCCGCCGCCTCTCCGGGTCGCCGGCTCGGCAGAGCCCCTGGGCAGCTGGGCTGCGAGTCTGCCGCGTGGCCGGCCCGGGACGTGCGGCGGGGGCCCGCGGGAATGATCGGGCCGCAGCCGAGCGCGCCGCCACGGGgcccctctcccagggccaaagcccaggaGCCTCTGGAGGTGCCgcaggtggggaaggagggagcagaggcGAGCCAGCGGGCCAAGCAGCCCGCATCAGCTGGGCCAGCAGCGGCgctggagctggaggggagcCCTCGTCTGGGGAGGGTGGTCAGGTTCCTCCTGCCTCACACTACAATTgaggcccccctgccccaggaggaggagcagcaattCTACCAGGGGCTGGAGCGCCTGCTGGGGCCAAAGCAAGGCCGCTTCGGGCAGCTGTTCGCCGCCGCTGGCTGGGCAGATGTCACAG AGGACAGATTCCTGAGGAAGTTGGTGGTGAGAGAAGGCCAAGGAGAGGCCGGCaggccccagccaggccaggaggTGACGGTGAAGCTGCTGGGGGTTCTGGAGGATGGTAGCCTGGTGGAGAAGGACCCAATGCTGACTTTCACCCTGGAGCAGGGGGACGTCATACAG GCCCTGGAGCTCGGTGTCCAGTCCATGCAGCTAGGAGAGGTGTCTTTCCTTCTCACCAGCTTCCAGTATGCATACGGTCACCTGGGCAG GGACCCTGATATCCCATCGGATGCCTCATTACTGTATGAGGTGACCCTGCTACAGATCCGGGACAGCCCTGATCTGGGGCTCCTGCCACCCTCCACGCGAATCAGCCTCAGCAAGCAGAAGAGGGAGCGAGGGAATTTCCATTTTGAGCGGGAGGAGTACCAGTGGGCCATGCAATCCTACCAGCTGGCCCTGGGCATCCTGGACTCACCTGGTGCAG TCCCTCCAAGCCccgaggaggaagaggagctgcaAGAGCATCAAGTGAAATGTCTTAATAACTGTGCAGCTGCCCAGTTGAAGCTGCAGCTGTTTGAGGAGGTGTTGGCATCATGCAGTGCAGTACTGCACATCGACCCCGACAACGTGAAGGCTCTCTACAGGAAAGGAAAG CTGCTGTCAGAACGAGGAGAGGACCAGGAAGCCATGAAAATCCTAAAGAGAGCCCTGCAGCTTGAGCCCACCACGAAG GCAATTCATGCTGAGCTCTCAAAGCTAGCGAAGCGTCAGAAAGGGCAGCCGGAACGCCCTGCCCCCACAGACGTGGACGACCTGGTGCAGCCAGCAGCGTGCCAGAGCACATGG ATGGACCCCAATGACCCACAGCCGTTTAAGGACACTAGCTGA
- the SERF2 gene encoding small EDRK-rich factor 2 isoform X3 codes for MTRGNQRELARQKNMKKQTDSGKGKRRDDGLSAAARKQRDSEIMQQKQKKASEKKEQPK; via the exons ATGACCC GCGGTAACCAGCGTGAACTGGCCCGTCAGAAGAACATGAAGAAGCAGACTGACTCGGGCAAGGGGAAGCGGCGTGATGACGGCCTGTCTGCTGCTGCCCGGAAGCAGAG AGACTCTGAGATAATGCAGCAGAAGCAGAAAAAGGCCAGTGAGAAGAAGGAGCAACCAAAATAA